Sequence from the Deltaproteobacteria bacterium genome:
ACGGTGTGGTACTTGGGAATAGCAGTGGCAATCTTTTGTCCACTGCTGCAGGTACAGCGTACCAGAGCCTAGTCGTCCCGAGTGCTGGTGGGACGCCGTCGTTTGGAGCTATTGATTTATCGCAGGCTGCAGCTGTCACAGGGATATTACCTACAGCGGCTGGTGGTATTGGGCTCAGCTCAACGGCGACGTTTCCATCGAGTGGTGTGGTGGTCACACAAAGCGCGTCTGAGACATTGAGTAATAAGACTTTGGCCTCGCCCATCGTCAATGCAGGGACTATGAGTGGTGCGTCGCTTATCACCGGCTCTACGGTGGTTAACACGACTGGCACTGTAACTGCGGCTGCCGGCCAATTTAATGGTGATGTCACGATTAGTGGCAACGGTGTCACTGGCAACAAGCTGGTGATGCACGATAATGGTACGACTAACTTTGTAGCGTTGAGAGCACCCGACACTTTAGCTGCTTCTACCTCGTGGACCTTACCAGCGAGCGATGGGACTAGCGGTCAGGTATTGATCACTAACGGCTCTGGTGGCTTGTCGTGGGCTTCAGGGTTAGCACCGACTGGTGCTGCTGGTGGAGACCTGACAGGCAACTTCCCGAATCCTTCACTAGCAGCAACTGGAGTTGCGGCAGGTACCTACACTAAGGTCGCGACAGATGCGAAGGGGCGTATTTACTCCGGCGGCGCACTCGCGGTTGCCGACATCCCTTTACTTCCCGCGTCGATTATCGGCTCTGGTACCGTGCCTGTGAGTAACGGTGGTACCGGAGCCTCTAGCTTTACTAACAACGGCGTCGTATTGGGCAATAGCAGCGGTAATCTTTTGTCCACGGCTGCGGGTGCTGCGTACCAGAGCTTAGTCGTGCCGAGTGGTGGTGGGACGCCGTCGTTTGGAGCTATTGATTTATCGCAAGCTGCAGCGGTCACGGGGATACTACCTACAGTGGCTGGTGGTATTGGGATTAGTTCCACGGCAACCTTTCCGGCCTCTGGTGTGGTGGCTACTCAGGCAGCAGTAGAAACACTGAGCAATAAAACTTTGGCTTCGCCCATCGTCAATGCAGGGACAATAACCGGTGCATCGCTTATCACCGGCTCAACAGTGGTTAACACGACTGGCGCTGTAACTGCGGCTGCCGGCCAATTTAATGGCGACATAACGATCAGTGGCAACGGTGTCACCAGCAACAAACTCGTGATGCACGATAAGGGTACGACTAACTTTGTAGCGTTGAGAGCACCCGATACTTTAGCTGCCTCAACCTCGTGGACCTTACCAGCGAGTGACGGGTCTAGCGGTCAAGCATTGATTACCGACGGCTCTGGTGGCTTGTCGTGGGCATCGGGATTAGCACCGACAGGCGCCGCTGGTGGCGACTTAACGGGTAACTTTCCGAATCCGACGCTAACGACGACTGGCGTAGCAGCTGGCACTTACACCAAGGTCGCAACTGATACGAAGGGGCGGCTGTATTACGGTGGTGCGCTGGCGGTCGCCGATATTCCGACGCTGCCGGCATCGATTATCGGCTCTGGTATCGTGCCTGTGAGTAACGGTGGTACCGGAGCCTCTAGCTTTACCAATAACGGCGTTTTACTCGGTAACAGCGGCGGTAATCTTTTTTCTACTGCGGCTGGATCTGCATACCAAAGCTTAGTCGTGCCAAGTGGTGGTGGGGCGCCTTCATTTGGCGCGATCAATTTAGCGCAAGCTGCAGCGGTCACGGGGATACTACCTACAGTGGCTGGTGGTATTGGGATTAGTTCCACGGCAACCTTTCCGGCCTCTGGTGTGGTGGCTACTCAGACTGCAGTAGAAACACTGAGCAATAAAACTTTGGCTTCGCCCATCGTCAATGCAGGGACAATAACCGGTGCATCGCTTATCACCGGCTCAACAGTGGTTTACACGACTGGCACTGTAACTGCGGCTTCCGGCCAATTTAATGGCGATATAACGATCAGTGGCAACGGTGTCACTGGCAACAAGCTGGTGATGTACGACAAGGGTACAACTAACTTCGTAGCGTTGAGAGCACCCGACACTTTAGCTGCTTCAACCTCGTGGACCTTACCAGCTAGTGATGGGACTAGCGGTCAGGCATTGATCACTAACGGCTCTGGTGCCTGGTCTTGGGCATCGGGCTTAGCACCCACAGGACCTGCTAGTGGCGACTTAACGGGTAACTTTCCGAATCCGACGCTAACGACGACTGGCGTAGCAGCTGGCACTTACACCAAGGTCGCAACTGATACGAAGGGGCGGCTGTATTACGGTGGTGCGCTGGCGGTCGCCGATATTCCGACGCTGCCGGCATCGATTATCGGCTCTGGTATCGTGCCTGTGGGCAACGGCGGTACGGGGGCTTCGAGCTTCACTAACAACGGTGTTTTGATTGGAAATAGTAGCGGCAATCTTTTATCTACCGGTGCTGGAGCTGCGTACCAGAGCTTAGTCGTCCCTAGTGGGGGTGGAGCGCCCTCATTTGGAGCTATTGATTTATCGCAGGCGGCGGCTGTGACTGGCGTGCTCCCCACATCTGTCGGTGGCACTGGAGTCGTTTCATCGGCTACTTTTCCGTCGAGTGGAGTCATAGTAACTCAGACTGCAGTGGAGACGCTGAGTAATAAGACTCTAGTATCGCCGATTATATCAGCAGCGACGATTGATGGTGCGTCAGTCATAAGCGTCACTGGGGCAGTATCGGGTGGTAATGGATATTTTAGTGGAAATGTCGGGATTGGGACGACGGCGCCGGCTAAATCACTGCATGTTAGCGGAAATAACAGCAACGATATTTCAATCCGTCTGACTAACTCAGCAGGTACAGGCGCCGATTTCTCGATCGGTGCCCTGGCCTCAGCAAGTTACGCTCCAGGGGCATTCTCGATTTGGGATAACAATGCAAGTGCGCCGCGATTAAATATTTCGTCTACTGGCAACGTCGGGATAGGGACTACGGCCCCGGGTCTCCCGCTTGATGCTCGCGGCACGTATAACGCACCTGCTTCCTCGGGTTCGACCCAAAATGGTGTGTTGAGAATAGGTGCGACAAATGCCTACACGCACGTCTTAGATGTGGGGGCCTATTCGACGGCTCCCTATGCAATGTGGCTACAAGCAAATCAATCGATAAACCTAGCACAGACTTTTCCTATCGTAATGCAGCCAAATGGAGGCAACGTCGGGATAGGGACTACGGCGCCGAACTCTCCGTTACATCTCCAGTCATCGAACTCTTCTAATACTCCGATCGGAGCTATCACATTAGCCAGATATTGGGCATCCTCTACAGACGTTAGAGCTAGTTCCATTTTTCATTACAACAATAGTTCCTCCGGTGGCGGTGATCAGCTTGTATTCGCAGTTTCTAGTGCGAATGCACCAAACCAGATATCCGAAGCGAAGATGGTAATCCAGAGTAACGGCAACGTCGGGATTGGGACGACGGCGCCAAGCCAAAAGCTGTCTGTTTCCGGCATTATTGAGTCTACGACAGGAGGAATGAAGTTCCCTGATGGAACTACGCAAACTACTGCATCGAGTAGTGATGCGTATTTTCTGGTTATGGATCAGAAGGCATCCGGAACTGATGCAGGTTCGTCCACATCAGGAACTTGGATGACACGAACATTAAACACCATAAAATATAACCCTGGTGGACATGTCTCATTGTCACAAAATCAATTGACATTGAGGGCCGGCACTTATCGGTGTCGAATTACTGTGCCAGCCAGTTCCGCAATACGTCACCAGGCTCGTCTAAGAAATGTGACCGACGGAGTAACTATCGATGTTGGAACAAGCGAATACAACTCTAGTCAAGATTCCTTGCCGACTTCTACCAGTTCGGTCATATTCAGCTTATTTACGATCGGCACCGGTAAGGCGATTGAGATCCAGCACAGAGTTCAGAACAGTGACGCCGGCGACGGGCTAGGAGTAGCTGCCAACTTCGGGGAACCCGAAATATATACTGTTGTCGAGTGTATACGTTTATGATCTGTTATTTGTAGCTTTTCCCTAAATGCGAGCTGTAGTCAGCGACCGGTAATTATACAAGTTTAAGATTTTCACTTTATTGTAAGCGGTAGTGATCGGATATTAGATATTGGTCGCTGTTCACTTTCCGAAAATAACTGCATTCATAATTTTTTCGCTCTTCTGTAGAAAAGTGTAAGTGTTCTTATCCACAATCTAGACTGCTGCACGCGGTAATCAGAAATTATTATTTTATGCCGCTAACACAATTTCCGTAAACAGAGCTACTGGAGCGGCGGCACGTCGAGGCCCCGCCTTTTTAAGCTCGATAAGTCCGAATTCAGCGAGAATATTCACATCACGATAAACATTCTTAAAGTCGCGTCCAACTGCGCGAGCCAATTCCTGAATCGACTTTGGTTTCTCTGTTCTTATGACGCGCATTAACTCGAGCCGGGACGCTGTAATAACCTTACCTAATGTTTCAAAATCAGGGAAACATATGGTTTCGATGCCTAGCTTTTTCTTGCCTGGTTTAGCTAAAGCATTGAAAGAACGATTTAATGACTTCGATGATGGCTCGACCACCAACAAAACCTTCTTAGTCTTCATAAATGAAACCCTCCTCTGCGATCATGGCTAAAATATCCTCACGAAGGGCATTAATGCCCCTAAAGACATAGCCAACTTCCCGCTCACCGATGTGTAGATGCGGTCCCTTTGGCTGGTGATTATCAAAACCAAAAATAGTTTTACCTGCTTCTGAAAGCCAGGCCCGATACTTGATGCCTTCAGGATAAGATCGATTCACTGGCACACGCCAAATCGCGACTTCAAAAATCCCGAGTCGGGACGATGCTTTATGCGTTAAAACCACTTTTTGATGGAACAATTTCTGAGCTTTCATGCTCGCTCCTTCTGATGGTTAAATTGCCATCAGAAGGGGTAAGGTGTCAATCCAAATGGCCGAAATTGACTGCCCTTTTCAAGTAATCTGGGCGGACCGGTATACCGGCAATGTCGGTATCGGCACTACGTCACCTGCAGCTAAACTCGATATCAACGGCACGGTTGCGGTCAACGGCAACAAGACCATTATGTGGCAGGATTTTGCGACACCTCTCACAGTGGAATTCAGCTTTAGTAACTCAACGCCACAAAACGTGGCACTAACCGGGGTGCCCGCAAATGCGAGGTATATTCTCGCTAATGTGTTCCTCACTACAAATATTTCGGATCACTTTAATATGCTTCTCGGCAGATCGGTGACAAGTACAACTAGCTGGGTTGGTACTCGCGGTGCGCGGCCGTCGACGTCTTTCAATGACAACCAGGCACAGCACAAAGTTTTACTTACGTACTTCGGTGAAACAGATAATTTTTCATCTTATTTCGGCACTTGGTACTCATCACAGATAATCCCTATTAATGCCAACAGCACTTTGGACGCCGCCTCTGCGGGTAACAGTAATTCAAGTGGCTGGGTTTACATGGTGATCCGAGCGTACTCCTATTAGGCATGAGACTGATACAATTGTCTGCGGGTAACACCGGGTCTCTTGCGGTCACATTTACCGGTACAGTGCCGTCGATAAAAGCAACCGCTAATATCTATACGCTGAATATCGCTCTGGCATCAACGGGATCCTCGGTAACAGCTGGTCTCATCTCTAACACGGATTACCAAGTATTTAGCAGTAAAAAAACAGCTGTCGTTTGGGGCGATCAACTTATCGCAAGCGGCTGCTGTGACTGGGATGCTCCCAACAGCGGCCGGTGGTATTGGGCTCAGCTCATCAGCGATGTTTTCATCGAGTGGAGTAGTAGTTACATAGTTGTTCTTATCCATGTTTAAGACTGATGTCCAAGGTAAGCGTCACTTAGGCTGCAATCGGCACCGGCCCTTTTGGTTCGTCAAGATCACCGGACAATACCAGGATTACAGTCTCAGTAGGAATTTGTGATTTATTTAAATATTCGTACATAAGGATGCGAACACCAGCCTCGACAGCGCTCGACATACCTGTAGCATCGGCTCTTTTCTTCTCCCATTTTGAAACCATGCTATGACCACTAAGTCCAAGCCTAAGACCTAAATCCTCTTGTTTTAATCCCATATAATTGCGAACAAAAGAAAGATGCGCTCCACTAAATTTAAAGTTCGCACTCAAAAGTGCAAGGAAGGCCTCATCTTGGAGTTTGCGGTGATTAATGTTCGGGACCAACTCGCCCATCACTTCTTTGACTTCGACACTCCTAAAAATCACTGGGAAGCCGAGACCACCATAAATAAAATTTTTAACCACTTTGTTATATCGGGCCTTCATATGCTTTCCTCTATTTCAATGGTCCCACAACTGTCACCACCAACAACTCATCGACAATGGCCACTACCACTCTAGTCTCACGACCATCGCGGGTTGAGCCTCTGATTGCGTGAGTCCACACGGAATGGTTCTGGTCGTACTCGTCTCTTTCGAATTCGTGAAATCCACCGATAAGAACCTGTTCAATCTCTGGTAAAGTATAACATCGCAACGCCATTCTCGACGCGGCATGCTTTAGGACTCGAATTCTGCCGCTTCCGATCAGTGACCTGATTTGTCTCATTATTTCAGGTGATTTCACGCCATCATCCGTGGTCATATAAAACATAAATGTGACTATTGCACATTTGAGAAATATCTGTCAATTCATTCGTCATGGCAACGTCGGCATTGGCACTACATCCCCGGCAACCACTCTCGAAGTCGCAGGCAACGTCACCATAAGCGGTGGCGGCACGATCAAGCGGGAAGCTTGGATCACTCCGACCTTTGCTAATTCGTGGCTGGATTACGGCACATCCGGAGACACCGCATATGGTCCTACGGCGTATTATCGTGGGACAGATGGCGTGGTGCGCTTTCGTGGCCTGATTCGTGCGGGTACTATCGATGCTTGCGCTTTCACTTTACCGACAGGATACCGCCCTTCGAAGTACCGATTGATGACCGTCATGTCAGGAGCGTGCCGCCTGGATATCATGCCGACTGGTTGTGTGGTAGCTCGCGTGGGTTGCTCAAATAATTGGCTGTCTTTAGACGGCGTCGCGTTTAGGGTTGTTGATGATTGATACTTACTGATCCCTATACAGCTACTCGGGTGAGCAGTCTTTGACGCAGCTTAATTGGTGCGACGATCGGGTCTACTTTTGCTCAATCTTGCACAGATCGTTTTTCTTACAATCAGACTGAATCACGGCACCCGTTAGATACTGATCGAGATCGTCGTAATTGCCAAAATTCTTCAGTAACCAAACAAGCTGGGTGCGTTTAGCAATCGCTTGCACTTTAAGCGGATCGGCGCTGGGATGATCCCCACAAAACAGATTGCCAAGAAATGGCAGGAGTCCAAACCAAGTGTTCTGCGCGACCCAGTCGACGTGTCCAGACTTCGGAAATTCTACATGCATCGCTGACGAGGGTGCGTTGGCGTAGAAGTTGGCATGGGTGCGGCCTCGAGGCGTGCACGTCAATCGTTTAGGATCACCTGTGATACCACCAAAGATCAGCATCTTGGCGCCGCTGCGGCGGATATTCTCGGGCAAAACGGGATTGCCACGGCACTGCCCCGGTGCGTCACCCTCCGCGATAGCGCACGGCGGTCCACCCGAGTCGACAGGATCCCAGGCGATGATCACCTTGATACGGGGGGCACCAGCAAAGTTAATGGCGGGATACTTGGTGTTGGCATCTCCACTTGATGCGTAGACGGCAATTTTACCTCCTAGAGAATGGCCAGCGATGGCTATCTTGTCCCTGTCGATGATCGATGCAGCCGGATTTGCCGCCGAGAGGGCCCAGTCGATAGTGCGTTGCACTTGTTTAGCTGAACCTGCGTGATCACTAGGTTTGGCAAAGTCGATGCCGAGAACGACAAATCCCCAGCTGACCAGATGCCGTGTCATTTGCTCGTAGTAACTATAGTGCGCGAGAAATCCCGGGAGCACGATCACGAGAGGGAAGTGGCCATTTGCGACCATGGTCTTGCCCCCGTCGTGCGACGGCGCATAGATCGTGGCATCCTCGTCCGGCGCCGCAGGTACTTTTACCGATCGCTCGTAGACCGCGAAGCTACCGTTGTCACTGGGGCTTCCCGCGATACGTTGTCTGGGTGCGGCCGGCTCGCCGCTGGACGCCACGGCTGGACTTGCCAAGAGGCACACCGGGATGCTCATTGAGACGCTAACTAGGAGTACTGTTGGATAAAAACCAATCATATTAGATTATTAATTGATATCTATAAAAATTGTCAATCTCAATATTTTTATTAAAAACATAATAATTGACTTATTAATTAAAAATCATTAAGTCCAAGGTCATAACGGCGAGGAGGTCCTCGTGCATGACTTAACGCACACCCTAGATCGAGCCATTCTAGGTTTGATCACCAAAAGTCTCGAGCGTGCCAGTAATGGCCAGGCGCTTGAGCGCGCCGCGTTTGCAACGACGGCTTACATACAGGGCGTGGGTAAGCGCAAGATCACTGACGACATTAACCGTCGTCTCGTTGTGCTCA
This genomic interval carries:
- a CDS encoding winged helix-turn-helix domain-containing protein, encoding MKTKKVLLVVEPSSKSLNRSFNALAKPGKKKLGIETICFPDFETLGKVITASRLELMRVIRTEKPKSIQELARAVGRDFKNVYRDVNILAEFGLIELKKAGPRRAAAPVALFTEIVLAA
- a CDS encoding DUF4258 domain-containing protein, whose translation is MFYMTTDDGVKSPEIMRQIRSLIGSGRIRVLKHAASRMALRCYTLPEIEQVLIGGFHEFERDEYDQNHSVWTHAIRGSTRDGRETRVVVAIVDELLVVTVVGPLK